The region TACCTGGAAGGGATCGGTGATACTCTATGGGCGAGTGGACCCTGCAGAAAACCCAAGCGTCAGCCGGCGCGACACGAGCAGCGCTTTGCGCCGAAAGACTCGGGAAAGCGACTCCAATGACTACACACCCGACAACTTTGTCCCGGAAATTCCCAAGCCACAGAACTGGGGTCAACAGGATGACTCCTACTTTGGCTATTCTGTGGCCTCTGGTTACTTTGACAGCACGAACCTAACCACTCTGCTGTACGTGGCCACCGCTCCGCAGGCCAACAGACAATCCGGCGAGGCATATATATTCGATGTTCTGGGCAAGACCATAAAGAAATTCCACGTGTTCCGTGGAGAGCAGTTTGGGGAGTACTTCGGCTATTCGGTCCTCGCCGAGGATCTCAACGGCGATGGAAGGACGGATGTGGTGATTTCAGCCCCCCAACACTCCCAGGAAGACTCGCACGACAACGGTGCCATCTATGTTTTTATCAACAAGGGCTTTGTGAGTATGAGTAGGGCTTCGTGAGCCCCGCCTCGTTAGGGCACCGTAATAACGTGACTAACCTAATATAACCCAACCAATAATCAAAATGCTATCGATTGCAGTTCAATTTTGAGTCGAAACTGCTGCGATCGCCCATTGCCAGCAAGGCACGCTTCGGGACTACGCTGACCCGCCTGGGAGACATTAATCACGATGGCTACAATGGTTAGTAGTTGTCCTTTCATCTATTTCGGACTTGCTTAATTAGCTCGTTTCCGCTTTTGAACAGATATCGCTGTCGGGGCGCCGTTTGCGGGAAATGGATCGGTTTTCATCTACCTGGGTAGCGAGCACGGTCTGCGGAACCAGCCCAGTCAGCGGCTGGATGCGCCTTCGGGCAAACCTTCAAAGTATGGAGAACATATGTTTGGCCACGGCCTCTCCCGTGGGTCCGACATCGACGGCAATGGATTTAATGACTTTGCAATCGGAGCTCCGAATGCTGAGGCCGTGTATTTGTATCGTGCCTATCCTGTTGTCAGGTTAAAAGCTACTGTAAAATCACAGTCGCGTGAAATCAAGCCGGAGCAGGACAAGGTGGCAATCACAGCCTGCTACGGAATAACCACAACGGCCACAGCGCCGGCAGTCCAGAAGCAGGAGATGACCATACGCATCGTCATCGATTCACAGTTGAAACGGGCCAAGTTTACTCAGACTCAAAGCCATGAAATGAGCTTCACAGTCGACGCAGGACTGACTGAGCAGTGCAGAGTCTTTGAGTGCGTTGTGCGCTACAGCGAGAAGGACATATTCACACCCATCGAACTGGAGATGCAATACGAACTAACAAAGAAAGTCCCTGATTCTGAGGGTGAGATCAAAGCTCTTAAAATGGTACAGTGtcattattattaaaatttcccAAAATTTTGAAGATTTCTGCGAGACCTGTGTCGCTGTTGATCCCGCAGAGCCGAAGGTCTACACTGAGAAGATCATATTCAGCACGGGTTGCGCAACTGATATTTGTATTGCAGACTTACAACTGAAAAGCAAGGATGTGAGGTAACCCCGATCAGTTTCCATTTAGTTTGGTAATATTCTAACAGATTCTTATTTTATAGCCCTACCTACACCTTGGGGAGTGGCAATACTCTCCGCTTGAACTACGAGATCACCAACAACGGAGAGACCGCCTATCTGCCACAATTCAATGTGACGAGCGTGCCCCACTTGAGCTTTGCTCAGATACCGGGCAATTGCCGGGTTAGCGACACTGGAATGGTCTGCGATCTGAACCGGGGGCGACCGCTGGCCAAGGGAGATAGGGATGGCATTACTATTAGCTTCGATGTAAGCTCTCTGAGTGGTTTAGCACTTATAATAAACGCCGAGGTGTTCAGTACGGGATATGAAAAGAATCCCATGGACAACAGGCAGACCAATGTGATCAGCCTGAGGGAGTACACCGAGATAGACGCCACTGGGTAAGGAACGTGTGGCCTGTACAGGCAAAGAATTAACATAAGTTTCTATTGTCTTTTGACAGGGGCCAAATAAATGGCCAAATTGACTTGGAACACTACAAAAACTCCGCGGAAATAATCAACAATTACGAGATTAAGAGCAATGGCCCCAGTATTATCGACGACTTGACATTGTCCTTTCATATACCTATAGCGTATAAAATTGCTGGATCAACTGCCATCATACCCATCATCAACATGACCACATTGAAGATGCAGGCTACCTACGATGCTCAGCTGCTGGGTATAGAGCTGTTCGATCAGAACAACACCATGCTCATCCTAGATCCAATAGAAATTTCCTCCACGCGCGGCATCCAGAGTACGGAGCGAACGGTGATTAGACAGAATGGACAGGGATACGATATTACCACTAGTGGTCATATACACCAGTCTTGGCAAGAGCTGGACTCTGATATGGTGGCTACCGCTTCCATGACGCGCAAGCGGCGTGATCTCAAAGCGGTGACTGCCAACCGCGAGCAGTACGCTCGCATCTCAAACGCCAAAGCGCACGACCTGCTCAGCGAGGACTTTAAGGGCAAGTTGCCGGTGAATCGCACAATTGTATTTAACTGCAGGGATCCAGACATGACGATCTGCATCCGAGCCGAGATGCGTGTCTACAACTTTAGAGCGGATAAGCCTGTCAACCTGAATGTTCGTTACTCTGTTGACCTCAATGAAGTCAATGCCATTTTATTGGATCCATGGGAGTACTTTGTCATCCTGACCGATCTGGACTTGTTGAAGAAGGGAGACCTGTCCGGCAGCTCGTATTCCATCAATCGGAAGATTGAGCCAAATGTGATATCCAAACATCTGCAGTCACGCCTGCCCATCTGGATCATAATTGTATCCATTATCGGTGGCTTGCTTCTGCTCTCAGCGATAAGCTATGCCCTCTATAAGGTGTGTATCCCATTGTAAATAATGTTTAAGGCCCTAACTCACAGCTTTGTTTCGTCCTATTTTAGTTCGGGTTCTTCAATCGAGCCAAAAAG is a window of Drosophila pseudoobscura strain MV-25-SWS-2005 chromosome 3, UCI_Dpse_MV25, whole genome shotgun sequence DNA encoding:
- the scb gene encoding integrin alpha-PS3 isoform X3, coding for MLWRQPDLLLHRSRAEQRGVLLCDGHRRRRRVRSVHCVIVGAPRAQSSLESQRQINETGAIYRCSLSTGSCNPYVLDPNGNRDAPFSEYTYDSERKDFQWLGGSMDGGTSDADKLLVCAPRFYAPSTKDYHMHGVCYWVKNTLAGSPEHVNRISPLRLKTDQVVQENNEINFYYILGELGLSAHVSDDNSKFLIGAPGIYTWKGSVILYGRVDPAENPSVSRRDTSSALRRKTRESDSNDYTPDNFVPEIPKPQNWGQQDDSYFGYSVASGYFDSTNLTTLLYVATAPQANRQSGEAYIFDVLGKTIKKFHVFRGEQFGEYFGYSVLAEDLNGDGRTDVVISAPQHSQEDSHDNGAIYVFINKGFFNFESKLLRSPIASKARFGTTLTRLGDINHDGYNDIAVGAPFAGNGSVFIYLGSEHGLRNQPSQRLDAPSGKPSKYGEHMFGHGLSRGSDIDGNGFNDFAIGAPNAEAVYLYRAYPVVRLKATVKSQSREIKPEQDKVAITACYGITTTATAPAVQKQEMTIRIVIDSQLKRAKFTQTQSHEMSFTVDAGLTEQCRVFECVVRYSEKDIFTPIELEMQYELTKKVPDSEDFCETCVAVDPAEPKVYTEKIIFSTGCATDICIADLQLKSKDVSPTYTLGSGNTLRLNYEITNNGETAYLPQFNVTSVPHLSFAQIPGNCRVSDTGMVCDLNRGRPLAKGDRDGITISFDVSSLSGLALIINAEVFSTGYEKNPMDNRQTNVISLREYTEIDATGGQINGQIDLEHYKNSAEIINNYEIKSNGPSIIDDLTLSFHIPIAYKIAGSTAIIPIINMTTLKMQATYDAQLLGIELFDQNNTMLILDPIEISSTRGIQSTERTVIRQNGQGYDITTSGHIHQSWQELDSDMVATASMTRKRRDLKAVTANREQYARISNAKAHDLLSEDFKGKLPVNRTIVFNCRDPDMTICIRAEMRVYNFRADKPVNLNVRYSVDLNEVNAILLDPWEYFVILTDLDLLKKGDLSGSSYSINRKIEPNVISKHLQSRLPIWIIIVSIIGGLLLLSAISYALYKFGFFNRAKKEELNRLVKQSPDEPEAENLNSDGNN
- the scb gene encoding integrin alpha-PS3 isoform X1; amino-acid sequence: MKFQSLTSTKMDICRLWILVSLSLQLHLLPGLLVDAFNFSPRANLVLGAPQHLRFHLNQTRSSYFGYTLVIRPTSVIVGAPRAQSSLESQRQINETGAIYRCSLSTGSCNPYVLDPNGNRDAPFSEYTYDSERKDFQWLGGSMDGGTSDADKLLVCAPRFYAPSTKDYHMHGVCYWVKNTLAGSPEHVNRISPLRLKTDQVVQENNEINFYYILGELGLSAHVSDDNSKFLIGAPGIYTWKGSVILYGRVDPAENPSVSRRDTSSALRRKTRESDSNDYTPDNFVPEIPKPQNWGQQDDSYFGYSVASGYFDSTNLTTLLYVATAPQANRQSGEAYIFDVLGKTIKKFHVFRGEQFGEYFGYSVLAEDLNGDGRTDVVISAPQHSQEDSHDNGAIYVFINKGFFNFESKLLRSPIASKARFGTTLTRLGDINHDGYNDIAVGAPFAGNGSVFIYLGSEHGLRNQPSQRLDAPSGKPSKYGEHMFGHGLSRGSDIDGNGFNDFAIGAPNAEAVYLYRAYPVVRLKATVKSQSREIKPEQDKVAITACYGITTTATAPAVQKQEMTIRIVIDSQLKRAKFTQTQSHEMSFTVDAGLTEQCRVFECVVRYSEKDIFTPIELEMQYELTKKVPDSEDFCETCVAVDPAEPKVYTEKIIFSTGCATDICIADLQLKSKDVSPTYTLGSGNTLRLNYEITNNGETAYLPQFNVTSVPHLSFAQIPGNCRVSDTGMVCDLNRGRPLAKGDRDGITISFDVSSLSGLALIINAEVFSTGYEKNPMDNRQTNVISLREYTEIDATGGQINGQIDLEHYKNSAEIINNYEIKSNGPSIIDDLTLSFHIPIAYKIAGSTAIIPIINMTTLKMQATYDAQLLGIELFDQNNTMLILDPIEISSTRGIQSTERTVIRQNGQGYDITTSGHIHQSWQELDSDMVATASMTRKRRDLKAVTANREQYARISNAKAHDLLSEDFKGKLPVNRTIVFNCRDPDMTICIRAEMRVYNFRADKPVNLNVRYSVDLNEVNAILLDPWEYFVILTDLDLLKKGDLSGSSYSINRKIEPNVISKHLQSRLPIWIIIVSIIGGLLLLSAISYALYKFGFFNRAKKEELNRLVKQSPDEPEAENLNSDGNN
- the scb gene encoding integrin alpha-PS3 isoform X2 — its product is MARQGHLSILTRDVLLLFCCLAGSVGAFNLSPRPNRQINDPQFATALPKVRASYFGYTMSLRPNGVIVGAPRAQSSLESQRQINETGAIYRCSLSTGSCNPYVLDPNGNRDAPFSEYTYDSERKDFQWLGGSMDGGTSDADKLLVCAPRFYAPSTKDYHMHGVCYWVKNTLAGSPEHVNRISPLRLKTDQVVQENNEINFYYILGELGLSAHVSDDNSKFLIGAPGIYTWKGSVILYGRVDPAENPSVSRRDTSSALRRKTRESDSNDYTPDNFVPEIPKPQNWGQQDDSYFGYSVASGYFDSTNLTTLLYVATAPQANRQSGEAYIFDVLGKTIKKFHVFRGEQFGEYFGYSVLAEDLNGDGRTDVVISAPQHSQEDSHDNGAIYVFINKGFFNFESKLLRSPIASKARFGTTLTRLGDINHDGYNDIAVGAPFAGNGSVFIYLGSEHGLRNQPSQRLDAPSGKPSKYGEHMFGHGLSRGSDIDGNGFNDFAIGAPNAEAVYLYRAYPVVRLKATVKSQSREIKPEQDKVAITACYGITTTATAPAVQKQEMTIRIVIDSQLKRAKFTQTQSHEMSFTVDAGLTEQCRVFECVVRYSEKDIFTPIELEMQYELTKKVPDSEDFCETCVAVDPAEPKVYTEKIIFSTGCATDICIADLQLKSKDVSPTYTLGSGNTLRLNYEITNNGETAYLPQFNVTSVPHLSFAQIPGNCRVSDTGMVCDLNRGRPLAKGDRDGITISFDVSSLSGLALIINAEVFSTGYEKNPMDNRQTNVISLREYTEIDATGGQINGQIDLEHYKNSAEIINNYEIKSNGPSIIDDLTLSFHIPIAYKIAGSTAIIPIINMTTLKMQATYDAQLLGIELFDQNNTMLILDPIEISSTRGIQSTERTVIRQNGQGYDITTSGHIHQSWQELDSDMVATASMTRKRRDLKAVTANREQYARISNAKAHDLLSEDFKGKLPVNRTIVFNCRDPDMTICIRAEMRVYNFRADKPVNLNVRYSVDLNEVNAILLDPWEYFVILTDLDLLKKGDLSGSSYSINRKIEPNVISKHLQSRLPIWIIIVSIIGGLLLLSAISYALYKFGFFNRAKKEELNRLVKQSPDEPEAENLNSDGNN